The following are from one region of the Plasmodium gaboni strain SY75 chromosome 12, whole genome shotgun sequence genome:
- a CDS encoding hypothetical protein (conserved Plasmodium protein, unknown function) — MWEKILFFIVLIFPFFLSCEVLKKGNGDFIKKNGAFFQIDRDMNEPPYSVINVFYTESLLDDNLLNQIEKDRKMEKHKTQNYFRKSLDNNKYFMEYSRKQKEQMEVLLE, encoded by the exons atgtgGGAGAAAAttctattttttattgttcttatatttccttttttcCTTTCATGTGAAGTACTTAAAAAGGGTAATGGagattttataaaaaaaaatggcGCATTTTTCCAAATAGATAGGGATATG AATGAGCCTCCTTATTCTGTTATTAACGTTTTTTATACAGAATCTCTTTTAGACGACAATTTACTAAATCAAAt CGAAAAGGACAGGAAAATGGAGAAACATAAAACACAAAACTATTTCAGAAAG AGCTTAGATAACAACAAATATTTCATGGAATATTCAAGAAAACAG AAAGAACAAATGGAGGTTTTACTTG AATAA
- a CDS encoding hypothetical protein (conserved Plasmodium protein, unknown function) yields MSDYFTILSNIFTSTSLKKKYSSRQSTKSRTNEKRVKLIRLRNGHFRRIVDISNIDEKSIFPKSCTFASISSASNENDRKNSTEDTKEPEENLYEKTNTSSSISIIINFDESDENKSAQDNHSIDTLSDISFTQTSRKSMEIESNTCASYREIEREEIEEEEEEEEEEEEEKEGEEEVEEEEKEEEEEEVEEEVEEEVEEEEDEGLKTEEEKEEDKEVQPEEELIEEKKEEEKKNEEEEKNLEAPSKTLMKGVKTNIYFLSTKERIEALMCYNYISNAIIFEKGKFLRYIFMNNVNNIIVNGHMIDTLCKKEKIKYILPSNSIIIESNDFIKPLIIEFDSNISKKIFVKHLKMVDSFKLDDKIYREYLNDLSEHERDRLKHVESFYSNAIKVHNT; encoded by the exons atgtcTGATTATTTTACAATTTTAAGCAACATATTTACCTCGACGTCcttaaaaaagaaatatagTAGTAGGCAAAGTACAAAAAGTAGAACGAATGAAAAGAGAGTAAAATTGATTCGCTTAAGAAATGGACATTTTAGAAGAATTGTAgatatatcaaatattGATGAAAAAAGTATATTTCCTAAATCATGCACTTTTGCTTCTATATCATCTGCATCAAACGAAAATG ATAGGAAAAACAGCACAGAAGATACGAAAGAGCCAGAAGAGAATTTATACGAAAAGACTAATACATCGTCAAGTATTAgcataataattaattttgACGAATCCGATGAAAATAAATCCGCTCAAGATAACCATTCGATAGATACATTATCAGATATTTCTTTTACACAGACAAGCAGAAAAAGTATGGAAATTGAATCAAACACATGTGCGTCTTATAGGGAAATTGAAAGGGAAGAAATAGAAGAAGAggaagaagaagaagagGAAGAGGAGGAAGAAAAGGAAGGAGAAGAAGAAGTTGaggaagaagaaaaagaagaagagGAAGAAGAAGTTGAAGAAGAAGTTGAAGAAGAAGTTGAAGAAGAGGAAGATGAAGGACTTAAAACcgaagaagaaaaagaagagGATAAAGAAGTACAGCCTGAAGAAGAATTaatagaagaaaaaaaagaggaggaaaaaaaaaatgaggAAGAAGAGAAAAATTTGGAAGCACCATCAAAAACATTAATGAAAGGAGTTAAgacaaatatatatttcttatcTACAAAAGAAAGAATTGAAGCTCTTATGtgttataattatataagtaatgctataatatttgaaaaGGGGAAATTTctaagatatatatttatgaataatgttaataatattatagtTAATGGACATATGATAGATACGTTATgtaaaaaagaaaaaattaaatatattttaccAAGTAATTCAATTATTATAGAATCTAATGATTTTATTAAACCTCTTATTATAGAATTTGATTCAAATATttctaaaaaaatatttgttaaACATTTGAAAATGGTTGATAGTTTCAAATTagatgataaaatatataggGAATATTTAAACGATCTTTCAGAACATGAACGTGATCGTCTCAAACATGTTGAGAGTTTTTATTCAAATGCAATCAAAGTTcataatacataa
- a CDS encoding hypothetical protein (conserved Plasmodium protein, unknown function), whose translation MKIQIIFILLLNMIHSFVIKKLKWEGEQYHKTKFKLYRTRYFRKYRTIPYIKDSGETHIDELTRERVRLNKHTANSITLGANYLFICNLDNRLSSKDVTHFFNYFVGIDNCIAKIKKNRFTGRNMGHGILKFKKPCDATLVLLNYQGIKLGDKNIILTEAFKNDHLKQKKHICNVIQPSSSY comes from the exons ATGAAAATACAgattatatttattcttttattgAATATGATCCATTCttttgttataaaaaag TTGAAATGGGAAGGTGAACAATATCATAAAACAAAGTTTAAGTTATATAGAACTAGATATTTTAGAAAGTATAGAACAATTCCATACATTAAAGATTCAGGAGAAACTCATATAGATGAATTAACCAGAGAAAGAGTTCGATTAAATAAGCATACAGCAAATTCAATAACACTTGGAGctaattatttatttatttgtaattTGGATAATAGACTGTCTTCAAAAGATGTTACACACTTTTTCAATTATTTTGTTGGAATAGATAACTGTATAGCaaagataaagaaaaatagATTTACAG GACGAAATATGGGACACGGgattttaaaatttaagAAACCTTGTGATGCCACCTTGgttttattaaattatcaAGGTATTAAGTTGGgagataaaaatattattttaacTGAAGcatttaaaaatgatcatttaaaacaaaaaaaacatatcTGTAATGTGATACAACCAAGTAGTAGTTATTAA
- a CDS encoding putative tRNA delta(2)-isopentenylpyrophosphate transferase gives MPFNKYVILIYFILLLNINLFKKKKINTSTIVGNCFMVYDKNNKLNKIEYIKQKNILEKEKYVFKNFLLRTNIYKKKKNILKLLYKTNSKVKTTSCQQNNKNRKCYSYLINNRHINNTIECLHKVLNNSNHKLVSKGFKKNNVKIYMKNSNINDSDIMNLLKLNGKEMNMDNSKICKSVNNKNEEGDIELLSHKTNDMINNLNDDHIKIMKPLDITQFKFFKDGNSKKKEKIIIIIGVTCSGKTKFSIDLSEQLMKYKIKSEIISADSMQVYQNFNVGVAKVEEEEMRDVKHHLLDVCHPNDTFNAHKYINYTIPLIKNMSGNNKIPIIAGGTLLYIESLLWESVIDIRKEEEKNEQTNNEQIDNREDEYLDEQLQSNNNIKCNSEKNDDIVELDKYVNKTNEELYEELKNIDEERANQLHKNDRKRVCRSLDIFYTYNKKHSDLIKIKNHKNNNIDKMRFFPCIFYLDYNDDELLKMKIKNRVELMISNGLLDEAIKLKQINNDRNLSFLTKGINQSIAYKEFDEYIKKKMDNIDDPKLFEKCKDNLIRRTYKYAKKQRRWISNRFVKVYNVELNKIDVSSDYEKQLNNAIGIVLKFLKCQ, from the coding sequence atgccttttaataaatatgtgATACTCATATactttatattattactaaatattaatttattcaaaaaaaaaaaaatcaataCTTCTACAATAGTTGGTAATTGTTTTATGGTATAtgataagaataataagttgaataaaatagaatatataaaacaaaagaatatattagaaaaggagaaatatgtttttaagaattttttgttaagaacaaatatatataagaaaaaaaagaatatattaaaattattgtATAAAACTAATAGTAAGGTAAAGACAACGAGCTGtcaacaaaataataagaacAGAAAATgttattcatatttaataaacaataggcatataaataatacaataGAATGTTTACACAAAGTATTAAATAATAGTAATCATAAATTAGTATCAAAAGGattcaaaaaaaacaatgtaaagatttatatgaagaattcaaatattaatgatagtgatataatgaatttattaaaattaaatggAAAGGAAATGAATATGGATAATAgtaaaatatgtaaaagtgtaaataataaaaatgagGAAGGAGACATTGAATTATTGTCACATAAGACGAATgatatgataaataatttaaatgatgatcatattaaaattatgaaaCCTCTTGATATTACTcaatttaaattttttaaagatggaaattcaaaaaaaaaagaaaaaattattataattatagGTGTTACGTGTAGTGGTAAAACTAAATTTAGTATAGATTTATCTGAACAattaatgaaatataaaataaaaagtgAAATTATAAGTGCAGATTCTATGCAAGTGTATCAAAATTTTAATGTAGGTGTAGCTAAAGTCgaagaagaagaaatgAGAGATGTAAAACATCATCTTCTAGATGTATGTCATCCAAATGATACCTTTAATGCTCACaagtatataaattatacTATACCtcttattaaaaatatgagcggaaataataaaattcCTATTATTGCTGGAGGAACCttgttatatattgaatCCTTATTGTGGGAATCAGTAATTGATATAagaaaagaagaagaaaaaaatgaacaaacAAATAATGAGCAAATAGATAACAGAGAAGATGAATATTTAGATGAACAATTACAATcaaataacaatattaaatgtaattctgaaaaaaatgatgatatagTAGAATTAgataaatatgtaaataaaacaaatgaaGAACTGTatgaagaattaaaaaatattgatgAAGAAAGAGCTAATCaattacataaaaatgataGAAAACGTGTTTGTAGAAGTTtagatattttttatacatataataaaaaacatagtgatttaataaaaataaaaaatcataaaaataataatatagataaaatGAGATTCTTTCcatgtatattttatttagattataatgatgacgaacttttaaaaatgaaaataaaaaatcGTGTGGAATTAATGATATCTAACGGATTGTTAGATGAAGCtattaaattaaaacaGATAAACAATGACCGAAATTTAAGCTTCCTTACAAAAGGTATTAATCAAAGTATTGCATATAAAGAATTtgatgaatatattaaaaaaaaaatggataACATAGATGATCCAAAATTATTCGAAAAATGTAAAGACAATTTAATAAGaagaacatataaatatgcAAAGAAACAAAGAAGATGGATATCAAACAGATTTGTAAAGGTTTATAACGTTGAATTGAACAAAATAGATGTCTCAAGTGATTACGAGAAACAGTTAAATAATGCTATAGGCATTGTCTTGAAGTTTTTAAAATGTcaatga
- a CDS encoding blood stage antigen 41-3 precursor (part of same gene as PGSY75_1207700A~gap found within coding sequence), with product PLPQVSAEIKILESARLKLEEGMMQKLEDEYNKSLSMAKLKIKDTVENSLSIFNDPDMLSSVISNSVKILKKKKNLRKIKETNDEEKTSKNASQMYERKGGPLPPPELRKHTSFLQQNYLNKTIPSVKISLTEISEPSVLIKEKIEEIEQYRTDEEVNMFETAISELDILTDITMLELEKQIQLQLNPFLVDKQIVHRSLEKELKELGKAEEREKTKKSSLSQSSFLEQEENENTGNILNVKISQTDYNYPTIDELVMQMQKKRDITEKLERQKILELQMKLLKAQSEMIKDALHFSISKVIAQYSPIVETLKLQTLKNF from the exons CCGTTGCCACAAGTTTCTGcagaaataaaaattttggAATCTGCAAGACTCAAATTGGAAGAG gGCATGATGCAAAAACTGGAagatgaatataataagtCCTTGTCCATGGCAAAgttgaaaataaaagataCGGTTGAAAATTCATTAAGCATTTTTAATGACCCCGATATGTTAAGTTCTGTTATTTCCAATTCAgtaaaaattttaaaaaaaaagaaaaatttaagaaaaataaaggaAACCAATGATGAAGAGAAAACTTCAAAAAATGCTTCACAAATGTATGAAAGAAAAGGTGGACCATTACCACCACCAGAACTTAGAAAACATACGTCATTTCTACAgcaaaattatttaaacaAAACTATTCCTTCTGTAAAAATATCG TTAACTGAAATAAGTGAACCTAGCgttttaataaaagaaaaaattgaaGAAATAGAACAATACAGAACAGATGAAGAAGtaaat ATGTTTGAAACGGCTATATCTGAATTAGATATATTGACAGATATAACAATGCTAGAATTAGAAAAACAAATACAACTTCAATTGAATCCCTTTTTGGTTGATAAACAg ATTGTACATAGAAGCTTAGAGAAAGAGTTGAAAGAACTGGGAAAAGCTGAAGAAAGGGAAAAAACGAAA aaAAGTTCTCTAAGTCAATCATCATTTTTAGAAcaagaagaaaatgaaaatacGGGGAATATCttaaatgtaaaaataagCCAAACGGATTAtaa TTATCCAACTATAGATGAACTGGTTATGCAAATGCAAAAGAAAAGAGACATTACAGAAAAATTAGAAAGACAAAAAATTTTAGAATTACaaatgaaattattaaaagCACAAAGTGAAATGATAAAGGATGCTCTACATTTTTCTATTTCAAAGGTTATAGCTCAATATTCACCCATAGTAGAAACATTAAAATTACAGACTTTGAAAAATTtttag
- a CDS encoding blood stage antigen 41-3 precursor (part of same gene as PGSY75_1207700B~gap found within coding sequence), with amino-acid sequence MLLRHNSFCIYIILVLCSVHRYLSDE; translated from the coding sequence ATGTTGTTACGACATAATTCCTTCTGcatttatatcattttgGTGTTGTGTTCTGTTCACAGATATTTATCTGATGAA